A stretch of the TM7 phylum sp. oral taxon 349 genome encodes the following:
- the rpsO gene encoding 30S ribosomal protein S15, producing MISKDNKAKAIALTQVNKNDVGSPQAQISILTARIKEVTEHLKSNKHDHMARRGLIQMVGKRKRLLKYLEHTNFDAYKATLETLGLRK from the coding sequence ATGATATCAAAGGATAACAAAGCGAAAGCGATTGCTTTGACTCAGGTCAATAAAAACGATGTCGGTAGCCCGCAGGCGCAGATCTCGATTTTGACGGCTCGTATCAAAGAGGTGACTGAACACCTAAAATCCAACAAGCACGACCACATGGCGCGCCGCGGATTGATTCAGATGGTAGGTAAGCGCAAGCGCCTGCTGAAATACCTTGAACATACGAACTTTGACGCGTACAAAGCGACGCTTGAAACATTAGGCTTGCGCAAATAG
- a CDS encoding transposase — MRRILRRHHCFDGARKPRIIRSNPHRPRATAPGELVQTDTIHFVCPYTRQRTYIYTVIDLYTRMAYARAARQIIPQEAARTILDAQKFFGFHFKMVQADNGLEFSRHFEQTLAQYGIVTRHSRLGRPNDNAHIERFNRTLQDECTSRTLSYQTNTQAIQARLTSYLDYYNHHRVHLGIQMRTPAEMLQR; from the coding sequence GTGCGTCGCATTCTCAGGCGACACCACTGCTTTGACGGCGCCAGAAAGCCACGGATCATAAGAAGTAATCCGCATCGACCAAGAGCGACTGCCCCAGGCGAACTTGTCCAGACGGACACTATTCACTTTGTGTGTCCGTATACCCGCCAGCGCACATATATTTATACTGTCATTGACCTATATACTCGCATGGCCTATGCTAGGGCGGCTAGGCAAATAATACCCCAAGAGGCCGCGAGAACCATCTTGGATGCCCAAAAGTTTTTTGGCTTCCATTTCAAGATGGTGCAGGCTGACAATGGACTTGAGTTTAGTCGTCACTTCGAGCAGACACTTGCTCAATATGGCATTGTTACTCGCCACAGCCGCCTCGGCAGGCCGAACGATAACGCTCACATAGAACGGTTTAATCGTACTTTGCAAGACGAATGTACTAGTAGAACCCTTTCTTACCAGACAAACACACAGGCAATCCAGGCACGACTAACGTCGTACCTGGATTATTACAACCACCATAGAGTACACTTAGGTATACAGATGCGAACACCTGCGGAGATGTTGCAAAGGTAG